The window AAGCTGAACTTAATCAAAGATTGATTTTTAATCAAAAAAAGCAGGGTCGATGGGCTCTGCTTTTTTACTTTGTAAAGCTGTTCCTAAATTTGGCTCAGTATTTATGCCTATTCTGCTGTTTGCGCCACTCGATTCCGGAGGAATCCGCCACCGCTGGTCGGAGCGTAGCGACGCTGGATTTTCAGCTCTTTTACATAGAAGATTCTTCAGGTCAAGACGGCATATTTTTTCCTCATCGATTCCCCTTTCATCGACAGATCGATCTTATGGGCATTATGGATCAGCCGGTCGAGAATGGCATCGGCAATGGTGGGATCGCCGATTTATTCGTGCCGTAGATCCACGGGTAGTCGATTTGGTGACAATCGTGGAGGCATGGCCATGTCTTTCCTCGACGACCTCCAGGAGGTCTCTTCGTTCGGAGTCGGTCATGGGAGCCAGACCGAGATCATCAATCACCAAGACATGAGCCTTGGCGAGCTTATTGATCGTTTTCCCGTAACTTCCATCTCCCCGGGACAGGGCCATCTGATAGGAGAACTTGGGAGAGCGGATGTAGAAGGCCCGGAATCCTTCCCGGCAGGCCTTGTTGGTCAGGGCGCAGGCAAGGAAGATTTTTCCCGATCCGGGGGGGCCGGTAATGATGATGTTATGATGGCGCCTGACCCAGTCGCAGGAGAT is drawn from Syntrophus gentianae and contains these coding sequences:
- a CDS encoding ATP-binding protein, producing MGDPTIADAILDRLIHNAHKIDLSMKGESMRKKYAVLT
- a CDS encoding ATP-binding protein; the encoded protein is MSLISCDWVRRHHNIIITGPPGSGKIFLACALTNKACREGFRAFYIRSPKFSYQMALSRGDGSYGKTINKLAKAHVLVIDDLGLAPMTDSERRDLLEVVEERHGHASTIVTKSTTRGSTARINRRSHHCRCHSRPADP